In Mytilus trossulus isolate FHL-02 chromosome 6, PNRI_Mtr1.1.1.hap1, whole genome shotgun sequence, a single window of DNA contains:
- the LOC134722367 gene encoding uncharacterized protein LOC134722367 — protein MGCVYQNSGNLNQTEDVYANSEVKGNFGDKQVYAPTKNKDGLIYADLDLVPNMSGNRFVIRGLENRNNYAVIDLTKTAEPLPLESDSDDDDARAKTTKEEE, from the exons ATGG GATGCGTATATCAAAACTCTGGAAATCTTAACCAGACTGAGGACGTGTACGCAAATTCTGAGGTAAAAGGCAACTTTGGAGACAAACAGGTGTACGCACCTACAAAG AATAAGGATGGGTTGATATACGCAGATCTTGATCTAGTACCTAACATGAGTGGAAACCGGTTTGTTATAAGAGGGTTGGAAAACCGAAACAACTATGCAGTTATTGACCTTACCAAGACAGCAGAGCCATTGCCATTGGAAAGTGACAGCGATGATGATGATGCTAGAGCAAAAACGACTAAAGAGGAAGAGTGA